Proteins encoded in a region of the Populus nigra chromosome 3, ddPopNigr1.1, whole genome shotgun sequence genome:
- the LOC133690096 gene encoding heat stress transcription factor A-3, which yields MHAYSILACSIQISSFKSHSFSVKNQSVMSPEEDDTYPKSPHKYSSVMDCQQSSSAGSIFIEDLSFPAAASSPLMDLEAFSYVSPTTSAHPVSSSGTANEVDEEEEMPRPLACLQENPVPPFLSKTYDLVDDRMLDPIISWGSIGESFVVWDPEEFARLVLPRNFKHNNFSSFVRQLNTYGFRKIDTDRWEFANEFFRRGEKHLLKNIHRRKSTQSQQVGSHTGSLTEAGRSGLDSEVERLRKERSVMMQEVIELQKQQSGTVHDVQSVNQRLQAAEQRQKQMVSFLAKLFQNPAFLTRLKQKKEQGEIGSSRMKRKFVKHQQHQHQHQHALPESSMEGQIMRYMPDWRNITLSSVVPDTSPASIDQSPDYVSEGMVGLGLGSEAMPLPEIVAPDEFAISDELGLGQGFIKTPEQVGEGQSSMQFEDPELKGKIDMSPQNEAGLEYFVSFPEDLGMEKSFPELSSPGMERIVKQEDVWSLAFNTSAGMSSSSNVSWDNFVGYDMPELGSTGGFSDIWDIGSGQAGGGLSMDKWLADESPVDEPDSQAGQPKDDK from the exons ATGCATGCATATTCGATCCTTGCTTGTTCTATTCAAATCTCATCTTTCAAATCCCACTCCTTTTCTGTCAAAAACCAAAGCGTAATGAGCCCAGAAGAAGACGATACATACCCAAAATCACCTCACAAATATTCTTCAGTAATGGATTGTCAGCAGTCTTCTAGTGCAGGGTCGATATTTATTGAAGATTTAAGCTTCCCTGCTGCCGCATCTTCTCCTTTAATGGACCTGGAGGCTTTCTCCTATGTAAGCCCGACGACTTCAGCTCATCCAGTATCATCATCGGGGACTGCCAACGAGGTGGATGAGGAAGAGGAGATGCCACGTCCTCTTGCGTGCTTACAGGAGAATCCAGTACCGCCTTTTCTATCGAAAACATATGATCTGGTGGATGATCGGATGCTGGACCCAATAATTTCGTGGGGTTCCATAGGGGAGAGTTTCGTGGTGTGGGACCCCGAGGAGTTCGCCAGGCTTGTTCTCCCTCGGAATTTCAAGCACAACAATTTCTCCAGTTTTGTCCGACAACTCAATACTTAT GGATTCCGCAAGATTGATACTGATCGATGGGAGTTTGCCAATGAATTTTTCAGAAGAGGCGAGAAGCATCTGTTGAAGAACATTCATAGGCGCAAATCAACACAGTCCCAGCAGGTTGGGAGCCACACGGGGTCTTTAACTGAAGCAGGGAGGTCTGGATTGGATAGTGAGGTAGAAAGATTAAGGAAGGAGCGGAGTGTGATGATGCAGGAAGTTATAGAACTGCAGAAGCAGCAGTCTGGGACTGTTCACGATGTGCAATCAGTAAATCAGAGACTTCAGGCAGCAGAGCAAAGGCAGAAGCAGATGGTTTCGTTCTTGGCGAAGTTGTTTCAGAATCCAGCATTCTTAACCCGTCTCAAGCAAAAGAAGGAACAGGGAGAGATTGGTTCATCAAGGATGAAGAGGAAGTTTGTTAAGCACCAgcaacaccaacaccaacaccaacatGCCCTACCTGAATCATCAATGGAAGGGCAGATTATGAGATACATGCCTGATTGGAGAAACATCACATTATCTTCTGTGGTCCCAGATACAAGTCCAGCCTCTATTGATCAATCTCCTGATTATGTCTCAGAAGGCATGGTAGGCCTGGGTCTTGGCAGTGAAGCAATGCCATTACCTGAAATTGTTGCACCTGATGAATTTGCCATCTCAGACGAATTAGGATTGGGACAGGGATTTATCAAAACACCAGAGCAGGTTGGAGAAGGGCAATCAAGCATGCAATTTGAAGACCCCGAGCTCAAAGGAAAGATTGATATGAGCCCGCAAAATGAGGCTGGTCTTGAATATTTTGTCTCTTTTCCTGAGGATTTGGGGATGGAGAAAAGCTTTCCAGAATTATCTTCCCCTGGCATGGAAAGAATTGTTAAACAAGAGGATGTATGGAGTTTGGCATTTAACACTAGTGCTGGTATGTCTAGTTCTAGCAATGTTTCATGGGATAATTTTGTCGGATATGATATGCCAGAGTTGGGATCAACAGGTGGCTTCTCAGATATCTGGGATATAGGTTCTGGACAAGCAGGAGGAGGTTTGAGCATGGATAAGTGGCTGGCTGATGAAAGTCCTGTTGATGAGCCTGATAGTCAAGCTGGCCAGCCAAAAGatgataaataa